ATCACCCAGGAGATCACGTACACCCGTCCGGCACGGCGGTGAGTCAGGCTTCCCGGCTGAGCGCGCAGAGCGCTGGCGGCAGCGACCAGGGCGGCGACCGCACCGCCAACGTGGAGAAGCAGCAGGACCAGATGCATCAGGCAGCGGTCCGGGCAGATGAGTGTGACATTTTCTCATCTTAATGTCTTGGGCCGGGTTTCTTGAAACCCGGCCCTGACAGCGCCGGAAGCCAAAGGCAAAAACCAGGCCGGAGGAGCAAGTCCTCCGACCCCCCATCACCGCAATCAGTGGAGAAAATCGCGCAAACCCCGGTTTGCTTGGTACTTGAGCTTGCGCAACGCCTTGGCCTCGATCTGCCGGACCCACTCGCGGGTCACGTTCAGATGCTGCCCCACCTCCTCGAGGGTGTGCTCGTGCCCGTCGAAAAAGCCGTGACGCAGCTTCAGCACCAGCACCTCGCGCTCGTTCAGCGTCTCCAGGGCCCGCTCGAGGGCCGCGCCCAGCATCGCCTGGTTGGCGTTCTCGACCGGCGAGGTGAACTGCTCGTCCGCGATGAAGTCGCCGTAGACGCTGTCGCCCTCGTCCCCGATCGGCGTTTCCAGCGAGATCGGTTCGCGGCTGACCTTCTGGGTCTCCTCCACCCGCTCCGGATCCCAGCCGGGGCCCATGGCCTCGGCCAGCTCCTCGGCACTCGGCTCGCGCGACAGTTCGGCTTCGAGCTGTTTGGCCGTGCGGGCCAGGCGGTTGATGGTTTCGACCATGTGGACCGGCACGCGGATGGTGCGGGACTGATCGGCCAGTGCGCGGGTCACCGACTGACGAATCCACCATGTGGCGTAGGTGCTGAGCTTGAAACCGCGGCGGTGGTCGAACTTGTCCACCGCGTGCATCAGGCCACGGTTACCTTCTTGGATCAGGTCGAGCAGGCTCAGGCCGCGACCCGCGTACTTCTTGGCCACCGAGACGACCAGCCGCAAGTTGGCCTGCACCAGGCCCTGCCTGGCCAGCTCGCCGTCTTCGACCTGCCGCGTCAGCGCACGGCGCTGGCGCTCGGGCAGCTCCACCGCCTCGAGCTGCTGGCGGGCTGCGCGGCCCTGCTGCATGCGGCGCGCGAGGTCGACTTCCTCCTCGAGCGAGAGCAGCGGCACGCGGCCGATCTCGTGCAGGTACTGGCGCAGCGCGTCGCCCCGGCAGGAGGCAGCGGTCTCCTCGAGGAGCGGTTCGTCCTCGTTTTCATCGGCTTCATCGGCCTCCGGGAGTTCGGTTTCGGCAAGGTCGGCGTCCAGCGCTTCTTCTTCGGTGGGCGGTGTCAGCGGCTCGAGGTCCTCGAGGGCCGCGAGGGTCTGGGGCGTTTCGGTCTGGGACCGGAGGTGCGCCGCTTCGGTCACGGCGGCCTTGTTGCCGCGCGGGGCACGGGTGCGGCGAGGGCCCAGCTGTGCAGGCTCGTTATGGGTCATGGATCGGGTTGGCATGGGTGTATCTCCGTCTCGTTGGAAAGCAGGAAAAGCAGCTATACCGTTCGTCCAAACCGCGCCCGCATCCCGGTCACCTCAGGCGAGCAGCGGTCCGCCCTCGAGGCGGTCGAGCTCGCCGATCAGGCTGCGTTCGGCCTGGGCGAGGGCCAGGGCGGCCCGTGAGTCGGTGCCGCTGCGGCGGTAGCGGTCGTAGGCAGCCAGAAAGTCGCGGCTGGTGCTCCAGAACGCCTCGAGGGCAGCGCTGATTTCACCGGCGGACAGGGCCCGGGCAGCCTGGTACATGGCGTGCTTGGCGTTTTCGTGTCGTTGTACGCCCCGGATCACGTTTCCCCGGCGCAGTTCCGCCTTGGCGTCGCGCAGTTCGCGCGCGGCCTGCAAGGCGGCTTGCAGCGCCTGAGAAACCCGGGGACCGGAGGCGATCAGAGTCATGGTCATAGAAATCCTTGCCCGCAACACCGCGCCCGCTTGGGGCGCGCTTCGGGCGGGGAACGCCAACGTTCCCCGTTTGCAATTCAAGCGTGGGCTCAGCGCCCGCACGCCTCTGGGCGAAACCCGAGGCGACCTCGAGGGCCCCGCCGCGCAGCCCAAAGAGGCTCTGTGGCGTTTGCGGGTCCGGGCGCAGGTTCAGGCGCGTTACGTCAATGCAGGTACGCGCGGTCGGTTGGTTTTGAGGGTAGGGTTTGAATAGAGCTCTGAGCCGCACAGAGCCGTTAGGGAGCTTATTCAGTGTACTCGCTCCAGCCTTTTCTGTCAATACCTAAGCAATATTATTTGAGCGAGGTACGCTCAAATGCGCACCGCGTCCCCGAGCCGCCTGCAGGCCTCGAGGAACCGCGGCGAAGGCAGCGCCGCCAGGGCGGAACTATGCCTGTCCCCGGGTCTCTTTCACCGCGTGCGCCGAGTAACCGAACTGCGGGCCGCTGGCGGTCACACCCTCGAGGATCACCCGGGTCAGCTCGGCCAGGGTGCTGCCGCCCGAGCGCACCTCCATGCGCAGTTCGCGCGAGAGTTCGCTCAGGCTGACGTCGTCGAGCATCAGTTCGGTGCCGTAGCGCAAGGTGGTGGGCGGAACCAGCAGCACATCGGCTTCGCCCGGTTCAATCGCGTGACGGAAGCAGCGCCCGGTCAGCAGCCCGGCCACCGTGGTCGCCACGCCAAAGGTGCGGTTGGTGATGGCGCGCACCTCGAGGTCCAGCCCCTCGATGGCCCGCAGCGGCTCGACTGCCCGCTCGAGGGTTTCGGCAAACAGCGTGCCGGTCGCCAGGATGATCTTGCGGGGAGCAATGCGCTGGGGCAGTTCGGGCAGGGCCTCGTTGAGGAAGTCGCGGATCATGCCCACGCCGTTTTCGAGCATCGGGAAGCCCTCGTACTCCTCCTCGGCGGGCATCGGTTCGCCCGCGAGCAGGTAGAACTCGTCCGAGGGAAAGATAAAGCGCGTACCCCGCTCGGCCAGCATGCGGCGGCGCCACTTCTCGGCGCGGCGCAGCACGTCGCGGGCCTGCTCGGGCGTGAAGGTATCCACCTTGGCGAGGTTGGTGCGGTGGTCGGTCAGGCCCACCGGCACGCACGCCACCGAGATGACGTTGGGCCGACTGGCGAGGTACTCGAGGGTCGCGTCGAACACCTCGCCGTCGTTGCGGCCCGGCAGCATCACGATCTGGGTGTACAAGTCGATGCTCTCGAGGCGCTCGATCATCGAGCGGATGTCGGTGGCGGCCTCGTCCTTGACCTTGAGCTTCCACCACTTCATCATGCTGCGCCGCACCTCGTTGTCGGCGGTGTGCACCGACACGTACAGCGGCGAGAGGTTCTCGTCCAGAATGCGCTGGATGTCGTTCTCGGTCAGGTTGGTGAGGGTCACGAACGAGCCGTACAGAAAGGACAGGCGGTAATCGTCGTCCATGATGTACAAGCTCTTGCGGAAGCCGCGCGGCATCTGGTGGATGTAGCAGAAGTCGCACTTGTTCGCGCACTTCTTGATGCCGTCGAACAGCACTTCTTCGAACTCCAGGCCCGGGTCTTCCCACTCCACCTCGAAGGTGAAGGTCTCGGCTTCCTGCAGCGGCTTGAGGACGTGGTGGTCCTGCGGGGTCGCGAACAACGGCTGCGGGGCGTGGGAGGTGCGGGCGACCTCGAGGATGGCGCGGCCCTGCTCGAGCAGGTGGCGGTAGGCCAAGATGTCGGTGACGGCCTGCCCGTTGACCCGCAACAACTGGTCGCCGGGACGTACGCCGGCCTTCTGGGCCGGACTGCCCGCCATCACTTCCTTGATTCGCGCCGGATACACTACCGCGTTCGCTTCCACAGAGACCCCCACAAGCTTCTGATTCTAACAGGGAAACCCGCGAGCAATTCCGGCCAGGCTCACCAAGGCAGAAACGGCCCGCTTGGAATTGCGATGCTGCTCCGGGACGCCAGAAAGTGAGAATGCTACAGTCGGTGCGTGGACCCGCTGTACGCCAAAAGCGTCAAACCTCGACCACGCGAGGAATACCTGAACTCGAGGCTGTTCCGGCCGCTGGCGCACCTGCTGGTCGTTCCGCTGGCGCGCACCCGGATCACCCCGCCGCAGGTCGTGATGTTCCACACCGCCCTGGGCCTGCTGGCCGCCGTCTTGGTCGCGCGCGGAGGCGGCTGGGTTCCCGCGCTGCTGCTGCAGGTCAAGACCGTGCTCGACAACGCCGACGGTCAACTGGCCCGCGCGACCGACCAGACCAGCGAACTGGGCCGCTACCTCGACACCGAGATGGACCTGCTGGTCAACGCGGCGCTGTTCGCCGCGATCGGATCGGTCAGCGGCCAGTGGCTGCTGGCCGCGCTGGCCTTCTGCGTCATGACCCTGGTCCTGACCGTAGATTTCGTGTGGGAATCCGAGTACCGGGCGGCGCGCGGCGAGATCTTCCGCGACCCGCCCGTCCTCGAGGGAGGGTCCGTCCGGTTGCTGGTCCTGCTGCGGGCGTTTTACACCTTCTTTTATGTGCCGCAGGAGCGCTGGGTGCGCCGCTGGGGCGAGCGCAGGTTCCGTGCCGTGGTTGGCCCCTCACCCACAGGGGCCCAGCTCAAGGCCGCCCGGCTGGCTTATACCACCGGCAACACCGTGGCGGTGCTGGTCAACTTCGGTCTGACCACGCAACTCGCGGCGGCAGGAGCGTGCCTGGCCCTGGGTCAACCGGTGGCGTACCTGTGGCTGGTGCTGTTGCAGGGCTTAACGGTCCTGTACCTGCAAAGCTACCGTGAACGCGCCGCGCGGCACGCCCTGCGTACACTGATCGCATGAACGTTCCGCTCACGACCGTAGGAGCCCTGGTGCGCGGCCCCTCGGGACGCTTTCTGATCGTACGAACCACCAAGTGGCGCGGCAGCTGGGGTGTACCCGGCGGCAAGGTCGAGTACCTCGAAACCCTCGAGGCGGCCTTAACGCGCGAGTTTCTCGAGGAGACCGGGCTGCCCCTGACGGGCGTGCGCTTCGCACTGCTGCAGGAGGCGGTCAACAGTCCGGAATTCCACAAGGAGGCCCACTTCGTGCTGGTCAACTACTTCGCCGAGACCGACCGCGAGACCCTGATCCCCAACGAGGAGATCGCCGAGTACGCCTGGGTGAGCCTCGAGGAGGCCCTGACCTACCCGCTGAACTCGTTCACGGTGGCCTTGGTTCGGCGCGCGCAGGAGGCCGCGTGAGTGGGGCGCGCCGCACGGCGCTGGTCACCGGATCCAGCGGCGGCATCGGGCGCGCCATCGCGCTGGGTCTGGCGCGCGAGGGCTTCGATGTGGTGGTGCACTATCGCTCCTCGGAGCAGCAGGCCGAGGAGGCCGTGGCCGAGATCGAAACACTCGGCGTGCGCGCCTGCGCCTTGCAGGCCGATGTCACCGACCCGCATCAGGCCGAGCGGCTGGTCCTGGGCGCACACGCGGCCTTCGGAGGCTTGGGGGTGCTGGTCAACAACGTGGGCAACTACGTGCACAAGCCGCTGCTGGAGACCTCGGTGGACGAGTGGCGCGACATGCTCGACTCGAACCTGTCGTCCACCTTCTACACCTGCCGCAGCGCGATTCCGCTGCTGCGCGAGGCGCGCTGGGGCCGCATCGTGAACATCGGTTACGCCGGAGCGCAGCACCTGCTGGCCCGCCCGGGCATCGTGCCGTACGCGATTGCCAAGAGCGGCGTGATCGCCCTGACCCGCGCGATTGCCAAGACCGAGGTGAAGTACGGCATCTCGGCCAACGTGGTGGCCCCGGGCGTGATCGAGAATTCGGTGTCCCAGCCCATGACCGAGATCCCGGCGGGCCGCTCCGGCACCCTCGAGGAGATGGCCGAGGCGGTCTTGGGCTTCGTGCGGGCCAGCGAATACATCACCGGTCAGGTCCTCGAGGTCTCGGGCGGCTGGAATCTCTAGTGATAAGAGGTTAGCAGTATCATTTTTACCTCGAGCTGAATCTATCAAACTAATACCGATTGATTCGGATTTCTCCCAGGGAAACTCCTGAGGGGCACATCCTCTTCTGGCCTTATATTGATAACATGTTCTCAAGAATGACGTCTTTGCTGCTGACCGCCGCCCTAAGCGCCTCCTCCGCCCTGGCCCAGGATCACTCTCACGCCTCGGCGGTGCGTATCGCCTTTGCCGACGCCCGCAACCACACCCTCGGTGTTCTCGACCTCGAGACGGGCAAGGTGGTGGCCTCCTTCGGCACGCCCGGCAAGATCAGCGGCATCTATCCGGTACCCGGCGGACAGTACGCCATGGCCATCCACCGCGATCACAACCGCGTCACCGTGCTGCACTCGGGCTACAGCGCGGTTGACCACGGCGACCACAAGGACCTCCTCGAGGGCGCTCCGTACGTACTGCAGACCCTCAACACCGGTCGCCAGCCCACCCACTACTGGGCGCACGGCGACCACATCGCCGTGGTGAACGACCAAGACGGCACCGTCGCGGTCCTCGACCGCAACCTCCTCGGCGTCAGCCTCGACTTTCAGGAGATCAAGACCGAAGCTCCCGATCACAGCGCTGCCGTCGTGCTGGGCGACAAGGTACTCAACGGCTACTCCAAGCTCGCCAAAGTCGATGCCTATAACCTGGCCGACGGCGCTCTGGCGGCCTCTTTCCCCGGCTGCCCCTCGCTGCACGGCGAGGCCACGCTCGGCAAGACGGCCGCCTTCGGCTGCAGCGACGGCGTGCTGATGATCCGCGAGAACCAGGGTCAACTCGTGGCCCACAAGATCAGCAACCCCGCCGGAACCCCCGCAAACACGCGCGTCAGCACCCTGGCAGCCCATGACGGCGCCCCGGTCATGCTGGGCAACTTCGGTCAGGGGCTGGCCCTGATCGACCCGGTCCGCAACAGCCTCACCCCCGTTCCCCTGCCGGCCAACCCGATCAAGTTCGACTTCGCGCAGGGCGGCCGGTCCATCGTGGTGCTGACCGCCGACGGACAGCTGAACCGACTGGGCCTCAACGGTCAACCGATCGCCCGGGTCGCGGTGACCGCACCGTACGACTCCCGCGTTCAAGATGCGCCGCGCCCCTCCATGGCGGTGATGGACGGCGTGGCCTTCGTCAGCCACCCCGGCGCAGGCGAAGTCCTCGAGGTGAGCCTCGAGGACCTGCAGGTCAAACGCCGGCACCAGGTCGGCGGCACCCCTACCGCGCTGACCGTGCTGTCGCTCGAGGGTGCGCTCAAGCACTAAAGCGCGCGGCCCGGTTTACCAGGCGTGAAGCTGCCGCATGGCCTCGAAGGCCCCTACCGCCGCCGAGACCGCCAGGTTCAGCGAGCGGCCCTGCCCGGGCATCGGAAAGGTCAGCAGGTCCACCTCGGCCCTGAGCCACGCGGGCAACCCGCGCGACTCGGGGCCGAACACCAGGTAGTCGCCGGGCTGGTAGCGCGGCTCGGTGTAGCGCCGCGTCGCGTGCGCCGAGAACCCGAAAAAGCGCGCCTGCGGCCCGGCGAAGTCGCGCAGCGCCTGCCAGTCACGGTGCTCGTGCCAGTTGAGGTGCTCGAGGTAGTCCATCGCCGAGCGCTGCACCGCCGCGTCGCGCAGATGAAACCCAAAGGGCCGCACCAGATGCAGCGTGGCGCCCAGCACCGCACAGGTGCGGGCCACGCTGCCCACGTTTCCGGCCATCTCGGGCTCGAACAGGACCACGTGAATCACGCCATACGCCCCAGCAGCACGGTCGAGCGCGCCTGCACGTGCGCGGGGGCCAGCCCCTCGCTGGTCTTGAAGGACACCCCCACCTGATCGGCGGGCAGCCCCAGCAACTCGGCCACCCGCGCCGCGATGCGTGCGCGCAGCGGCCCCAGCTTGGGCCGGTCCAGCGTGACCACCACCGCCACGTTCAGCGGCGCATATCCTTTTGCCCGCACCTGCCGCAGGGCCTCCTCGAGGATGCGGGCGCTGTCCAGGCCCGCGTTTTCAGGAGCGGTATCCGGGAAGAGCTGCCCGATATCTCCCAGGGCCAGCCCCGAAAGCAGCGCGTCGGCCACCGCGTGCAGCAGCGCGTCGCCGTCGCTGTGGGCCACGCTGCCGTGCGGCGAGCCCGCGATTTCCACCCCGCCCAGCACCAGGCGGCGGCCCACCTCGAGGCGGTGAGCGTCTTCTCCGTATCCGATCCGGTAGTCCAGCATGCGCCCAGCGTAAAGGACCGGGCCCAGGCGCGCCAAATGGACGATTCCACCCGGCAGGAAAGCAGCTTGGACTGCTCCGCTATAGAATGCCCTTTATGTCAAGGCACGCCCTGGGAATTCTGTTGCTGATCGCCGTAACCCTGATCTGGGGCAGCACCTTCGCACTGGTCAAAGATGCCACCCACAGCATCAGCCCCGCCGTGCTGATCGCCTGGCGCTTCACGGTCGCCCTCGTTCCGCTGCTGTTTTTTCTGCACGGCGACCGCACGCTCTGGCGCGACGGCATCCTGCTCGGCGCGATGGCCATGGTCAGTTACGCCACCCAGACCATCGGCTTGCAGTACACCAGCGCCAACCGCGGTGCGTTTATCACCGGTCTGAACGTCGTGATGGTGCCGCTCGCGGTCGCCGCGCTGGGCGGACGCCGCATCACGCCCGCCGTGTGGGCGGCGGTGGCCGTGGCTCTGGGCGGCATCGCCCTGCTGTCGTTCGAGGGCGGCCCGATCAACGTTGGAGACGCCTGGATCTTCGCCTGCGCGGTAGCTTACGTCGCCTACATCGTGTACCTCGAGCGGGTCGCGGGTCAGCACCGCACCCTGCCGCTCGCGGCGGTGCAGGTGCTGACCGTGGCCGTGCTGGGCTGGCTGTGGGTGGCCCCCCAGGCACTTTCGGGCAGCAGCATCGCCCTGCCAGCCGACCTGTGGGGCGCGGTCTTGTACCTGGGAGTGATCGCCACGGCGGGCACCACGCTGCTGCAAACGCTGGGGCAAAAGTACGTCTCGGCGCCGGAAGCCGCCCTGATCTACGCCCTCGAGCCGGTCGCGGCAGCGGTGTTCGCCTACTTCTGGATTCACGAGGTGGTGGGTCCGCGCGGCCTGCTGGGCGGCCTGCTGGTGGTGATCGGGATGGCGCTCAGCCAGCTACCCGAGCGCAAGCGCATCGTACCGCTCTCCGAGTAACGCGGCGGCCTCGCGGCGGGACGCGTCCAAGCGCGTCCCGCCGCTGCCTTTGTCAGCCCGCGGGCGGCTCGAGGTCCAGCACCACCACTTCGGGCGCGCAGGCCCAGCGCACCGGCAGCATCGATACCCCCAGCCCGCGCGACACGAAACCGGGGGCTGGCCCGCGCACGAAACCTTGCACGAAGCGCTCGCCGTACCTCGAGGCGGTGCGCAGCGCTCCCACGAGCGGCAAACGCACCTGCCCGCCGTGGGTGTGCCCGCTGAGCGTCAGCCCCACCCGGGTGGGCACCTCGGGCAACAGGTCCGGGTTGTGGCTCATCAGCAGCCACGCTCCGGTCGCTGGGGCCCCCGCAAGCGCGGCACCCAGGTCGGGCCGGCCCCACCAGAAGTCGTCTACCCCGGCCAGGTACAGGTCCGGGCGCAGCCGCACCCCCTGGTTGGTCAGGATGCGCACTCCGGCCGCACTCAGGGCGTTGCCGAAGGCCGCAAGGCGCGCGTTCGCCTCCTGGTGGGCCGCTTGCCAGCGCCGCACGTACGCGCCGAAGCTGCCGTAGTCGTGGTTGCCCCACACGCCCCACACCCCCAGCGGTGCGCGCAGCCGCGACAGTTCGGCGATCAAATCGCGTGGGCTGCCCTCGAGGTCCGTGTCCACAAAATCCCCGGTCATCACGATCAGTTCGGGCCGCGCCTCGAGGGCAGCGTCTACCCAGGCACGCACCGACCCGGTTCCGATGAAGGGCCCGTAGTGCAGGTCCGAGAGCATCACCACCCGCAGCGGTGTCCGCAGGCCGGGCAGCGGAGCACGGTGCCGGTTCACCTCGAAGCGGTAAACCTGGGCGACCGCGCCGCCCCCGCCCAGGGTCGCCAACACCCCCAAACCGCCCAGGGTACGTCGCAGAAAAACACGGCGGGAGATGCGCTCGCTCATGCTTTTACCCTAAGCGGCAGCCATGAGGGGTGCATCTGCCCCGAGGGCATAGACCCCTGCCCGTCCGGCTACGCCGCACCCTGCCCGGCGCGCGGTATGCTGCGGGCTGATGCACACAATCCTGCTTGCCGACATCCTGACCCAGGATCCCTCCCGCCCCCGCGCCGAAGGTGTGCTGATCGCAGCCGGACGCGTGATCGCACTCGGTTCACGCGAGGAGCTGTTGGCCATCGCCCCCCGCGCCGAAGTTTCGGACCTGCGCGGCAGCCTGCTCACGCCCGGCCTGACCGACGCGCACCTGCACCTGGTCGGTTACGGCTTCGCGCTGGGCCGCGCCCACCTCGAGGGGTCACGCAGCGTCGCCGAGCTGGGCGCGCGCCTGCGCGCGTTCGCTGCCGAGCAGCCCGAGGGCTGGCTGCTCGGCAACGGTTACCTGCTCTCCGAACTGGGCCTCTCCGACTACCCCACCGCCGCCGAGCTCGACGCGATCGTGTCCGACCGGCCGGTGCTGCTGTGGTCGCGCGACCTGCACTCGGCCTGGGCCAACTCGAGGGCGCTGGAACTCGCGGGCCTGAGCGCAGCGACCCCGGACCCCGAGGGCGGGCGGATCGTACGCGACGCGAGCGGCAACCCCTCGGGCGTGCTGCTCGAACTGGCGACCCGTCTGGTGGCGCGGGCCATACCCGAACCGACCGAGCAGGACATTCTGGAAGCCGCGCGCCGCGCGGTGGCGCAGATGCGCGCGTACGGCTACACCGCCGTGCACACCATGGCCTCGGAACCTCCCCGGTTCCTGCGGGCCCTGCACGCCCTCGAGGCGGCCGGAGAGCTGCCCTTGCGGGTGTGGGCCTGCCTGCCGCACACGTCCCTCGAGGCGGCGCGCACGGCCGGATTGCAGGCGGGCACCGGGGACCGCGTGCGGGTGGGCGGCATCAAGTTCTTCGCCGACGGTGCGCTGGGCAGCCGCACCGCGTGGCTGCACGCGCCGGGTTTCGCGGACGGCAGTGGGACCGGCATTCCGCTCGACCCGCCGGAGCTGATCGAGGCGCGCGGCCGCGAAGCCCTCGAGTTGGGTCTGATCCCAACCGTGCACGCCATCGGGGACCGCGCCAACACCGAGGTGCTGGACGTGTTCGAGCGCCTCAAACCGCTGGCTGATGCGCGCGGCGTGCGGCTGCGCCTCGAGCACGCACAGCACCTGCGCGAAGCGGACCTGCCGCGCTTCGCGCAGCTCGGGGTCACCGTCTCGCCGCAGCCGGTGCACCTGATTCAGGATGCCGCCTCGGTGCGCACGCTGCTGCCGCACCTCGAGGCGGGCACTTACGCTTTCCGGCGGCTGCTCGACTCGGGAGCCCTGCTGGCCTTTGGCTCGGACGCCCCGGTGGCCGATCCGGACCCGCTGCTGTCGTTCCGCTCGGCGGTGGAACGCCTCGACGACGAAGGACAGGTTTTTGGTCCGTCCGAGCGCATCACGCTGGAGGAAACGCTGTTTGCACACACGCGCGGCCCGGCGCTGGCGGTGGGCTGGCAGGACTACGGCGTGGTGCGCCCCGGAGCGCGCGCGGACTTCACGCGCTGGGACCGTTTGGGCGGCGAGCGCGAGGCGCTGACCTTCAGCGAGTCGCAGGTTTGAATCGCGGGCGGCGGGAGCACCGGTGGTCAGGACCATCGCA
The nucleotide sequence above comes from Deinobacterium chartae. Encoded proteins:
- a CDS encoding CDP-alcohol phosphatidyltransferase family protein; this encodes MDPLYAKSVKPRPREEYLNSRLFRPLAHLLVVPLARTRITPPQVVMFHTALGLLAAVLVARGGGWVPALLLQVKTVLDNADGQLARATDQTSELGRYLDTEMDLLVNAALFAAIGSVSGQWLLAALAFCVMTLVLTVDFVWESEYRAARGEIFRDPPVLEGGSVRLLVLLRAFYTFFYVPQERWVRRWGERRFRAVVGPSPTGAQLKAARLAYTTGNTVAVLVNFGLTTQLAAAGACLALGQPVAYLWLVLLQGLTVLYLQSYRERAARHALRTLIA
- the tmpR gene encoding bifunctional dihydropteridine reductase/dihydrofolate reductase TmpR, giving the protein MSGARRTALVTGSSGGIGRAIALGLAREGFDVVVHYRSSEQQAEEAVAEIETLGVRACALQADVTDPHQAERLVLGAHAAFGGLGVLVNNVGNYVHKPLLETSVDEWRDMLDSNLSSTFYTCRSAIPLLREARWGRIVNIGYAGAQHLLARPGIVPYAIAKSGVIALTRAIAKTEVKYGISANVVAPGVIENSVSQPMTEIPAGRSGTLEEMAEAVLGFVRASEYITGQVLEVSGGWNL
- a CDS encoding NUDIX domain-containing protein produces the protein MNVPLTTVGALVRGPSGRFLIVRTTKWRGSWGVPGGKVEYLETLEAALTREFLEETGLPLTGVRFALLQEAVNSPEFHKEAHFVLVNYFAETDRETLIPNEEIAEYAWVSLEEALTYPLNSFTVALVRRAQEAA
- a CDS encoding amidohydrolase: MHTILLADILTQDPSRPRAEGVLIAAGRVIALGSREELLAIAPRAEVSDLRGSLLTPGLTDAHLHLVGYGFALGRAHLEGSRSVAELGARLRAFAAEQPEGWLLGNGYLLSELGLSDYPTAAELDAIVSDRPVLLWSRDLHSAWANSRALELAGLSAATPDPEGGRIVRDASGNPSGVLLELATRLVARAIPEPTEQDILEAARRAVAQMRAYGYTAVHTMASEPPRFLRALHALEAAGELPLRVWACLPHTSLEAARTAGLQAGTGDRVRVGGIKFFADGALGSRTAWLHAPGFADGSGTGIPLDPPELIEARGREALELGLIPTVHAIGDRANTEVLDVFERLKPLADARGVRLRLEHAQHLREADLPRFAQLGVTVSPQPVHLIQDAASVRTLLPHLEAGTYAFRRLLDSGALLAFGSDAPVADPDPLLSFRSAVERLDDEGQVFGPSERITLEETLFAHTRGPALAVGWQDYGVVRPGARADFTRWDRLGGEREALTFSESQV
- a CDS encoding tRNA (cytidine(34)-2'-O)-methyltransferase; this encodes MIHVVLFEPEMAGNVGSVARTCAVLGATLHLVRPFGFHLRDAAVQRSAMDYLEHLNWHEHRDWQALRDFAGPQARFFGFSAHATRRYTEPRYQPGDYLVFGPESRGLPAWLRAEVDLLTFPMPGQGRSLNLAVSAAVGAFEAMRQLHAW
- a CDS encoding metallophosphoesterase, whose product is MSERISRRVFLRRTLGGLGVLATLGGGGAVAQVYRFEVNRHRAPLPGLRTPLRVVMLSDLHYGPFIGTGSVRAWVDAALEARPELIVMTGDFVDTDLEGSPRDLIAELSRLRAPLGVWGVWGNHDYGSFGAYVRRWQAAHQEANARLAAFGNALSAAGVRILTNQGVRLRPDLYLAGVDDFWWGRPDLGAALAGAPATGAWLLMSHNPDLLPEVPTRVGLTLSGHTHGGQVRLPLVGALRTASRYGERFVQGFVRGPAPGFVSRGLGVSMLPVRWACAPEVVVLDLEPPAG
- a CDS encoding DUF512 domain-containing protein; the protein is MGVSVEANAVVYPARIKEVMAGSPAQKAGVRPGDQLLRVNGQAVTDILAYRHLLEQGRAILEVARTSHAPQPLFATPQDHHVLKPLQEAETFTFEVEWEDPGLEFEEVLFDGIKKCANKCDFCYIHQMPRGFRKSLYIMDDDYRLSFLYGSFVTLTNLTENDIQRILDENLSPLYVSVHTADNEVRRSMMKWWKLKVKDEAATDIRSMIERLESIDLYTQIVMLPGRNDGEVFDATLEYLASRPNVISVACVPVGLTDHRTNLAKVDTFTPEQARDVLRRAEKWRRRMLAERGTRFIFPSDEFYLLAGEPMPAEEEYEGFPMLENGVGMIRDFLNEALPELPQRIAPRKIILATGTLFAETLERAVEPLRAIEGLDLEVRAITNRTFGVATTVAGLLTGRCFRHAIEPGEADVLLVPPTTLRYGTELMLDDVSLSELSRELRMEVRSGGSTLAELTRVILEGVTASGPQFGYSAHAVKETRGQA
- a CDS encoding DMT family transporter, yielding MSRHALGILLLIAVTLIWGSTFALVKDATHSISPAVLIAWRFTVALVPLLFFLHGDRTLWRDGILLGAMAMVSYATQTIGLQYTSANRGAFITGLNVVMVPLAVAALGGRRITPAVWAAVAVALGGIALLSFEGGPINVGDAWIFACAVAYVAYIVYLERVAGQHRTLPLAAVQVLTVAVLGWLWVAPQALSGSSIALPADLWGAVLYLGVIATAGTTLLQTLGQKYVSAPEAALIYALEPVAAAVFAYFWIHEVVGPRGLLGGLLVVIGMALSQLPERKRIVPLSE
- a CDS encoding YncE family protein, whose product is MTSLLLTAALSASSALAQDHSHASAVRIAFADARNHTLGVLDLETGKVVASFGTPGKISGIYPVPGGQYAMAIHRDHNRVTVLHSGYSAVDHGDHKDLLEGAPYVLQTLNTGRQPTHYWAHGDHIAVVNDQDGTVAVLDRNLLGVSLDFQEIKTEAPDHSAAVVLGDKVLNGYSKLAKVDAYNLADGALAASFPGCPSLHGEATLGKTAAFGCSDGVLMIRENQGQLVAHKISNPAGTPANTRVSTLAAHDGAPVMLGNFGQGLALIDPVRNSLTPVPLPANPIKFDFAQGGRSIVVLTADGQLNRLGLNGQPIARVAVTAPYDSRVQDAPRPSMAVMDGVAFVSHPGAGEVLEVSLEDLQVKRRHQVGGTPTALTVLSLEGALKH
- a CDS encoding sigma-70 family RNA polymerase sigma factor, whose product is MPTRSMTHNEPAQLGPRRTRAPRGNKAAVTEAAHLRSQTETPQTLAALEDLEPLTPPTEEEALDADLAETELPEADEADENEDEPLLEETAASCRGDALRQYLHEIGRVPLLSLEEEVDLARRMQQGRAARQQLEAVELPERQRRALTRQVEDGELARQGLVQANLRLVVSVAKKYAGRGLSLLDLIQEGNRGLMHAVDKFDHRRGFKLSTYATWWIRQSVTRALADQSRTIRVPVHMVETINRLARTAKQLEAELSREPSAEELAEAMGPGWDPERVEETQKVSREPISLETPIGDEGDSVYGDFIADEQFTSPVENANQAMLGAALERALETLNEREVLVLKLRHGFFDGHEHTLEEVGQHLNVTREWVRQIEAKALRKLKYQANRGLRDFLH
- the ispF gene encoding 2-C-methyl-D-erythritol 2,4-cyclodiphosphate synthase, with amino-acid sequence MLDYRIGYGEDAHRLEVGRRLVLGGVEIAGSPHGSVAHSDGDALLHAVADALLSGLALGDIGQLFPDTAPENAGLDSARILEEALRQVRAKGYAPLNVAVVVTLDRPKLGPLRARIAARVAELLGLPADQVGVSFKTSEGLAPAHVQARSTVLLGRMA